One genomic region from Sciurus carolinensis chromosome 2, mSciCar1.2, whole genome shotgun sequence encodes:
- the Ncoa6 gene encoding nuclear receptor coactivator 6 isoform X3 encodes MVLNDLPNLEDIYTSLCSSTVEDSEMEFDSGLEDDDTKSDSILEDSTIFMAFKGNIDDKDFKWKLDAILKNVPNLLHMESSKLKVQKVEPWNSVRVTFNIPREAAERLRILAQSNNQQLRDLGILSVQIEGEGAINLALAQNRSQDVRMNGPMGAGNSVRMEPGFPLAGGPGLMRMTSPATVMIPQGGNVSSSMMAPGPNPELQPRTPRPASQSDAMDPLLSGLHMQQQSHPSGSLAPPHHPMQPVPVNRQMNPANFPQLQQQQQQQQQQQQQQQQQQQQLQARPPQQHQQQQQPQGIRPQFTAPTQVPVPPGWNQLPSGALQPPPAQGSLGTMTANQGWKKSPLPGPMQQQLQARPSLATVQTPSHPPPPYPFGSQQASQAHANFPQMSNPGQFTAPQMKSLQGAPSRVPTPLQQPHLTNKSPASSPSSFQQGSPASSPTVNQTQQQMGPRPPQNNPLPQGFQQPVSSPGRNPMVQQGNVPPNFMVMQQQPPNQGPQSLHPGLGAGQANPNFMQGQVPSTTAATPGNSGAPQLQANQSVQHAGGQGAGPPQNQMQVSHGPPNMMQPSLMGIHGNMNNQQAGSSGVPQVNLGNMQGQPQQGPPSQLMGMHQQIVPSQGQMVQQQGTLNPQNPMILSRAQLMPQGQMMVNPQNQNLGPSPQRMTPPKQMLSQQGPQMMAPHNQMMGPQGQVLLQQNPMIEQIMTNQMQGNKQQFNTQNQSSVMPGPAQIMRGPTPNMQGNMVQFTGQMSGQMLPQQGPVNNSPSQVMGIQGQVLRPPGPNPHMAQQHGDSATTANNDVSLSQMMPDVSMQQTNMVPPHVQAMQGNSASGNHFSGHGMPFNAPFSGAPNGNQISCGQNPGFPVNKDVTLTSPLLVNLLQSDISAGHFGVNNKQNNTNANKPKKKKPPRKKKNSQQDLNTPDARPAGLEEADQQPLPGEQGINLDNTGPKLPEFSNRPPGYPTQPVEQRPLQQMPPQLMQHVAPPPQPPQQQPQPQMPQQQQQQPPPPNQPQSQQQQQQQQQQQQQQQQQMMMMLMMQQDPKSVRLPVSQNVHPPRGPLNPDSQRMSIQQSGNVPVMVSLQGPASVPPSPDKQRMPMPVNTPLGSNSRKMVYQENPQNPSSSPLGEMSSLPEASGSEVPSVSGGPNNMPSHLVVSQNQLMMTGPKPGPSPLSATQGATPQQPPVNSLPSSHGHHFPNVAAPTQTSRPKTPNRASPRPYYPQTPNNRPPSTEPSEISLSPERLNASIAGLFPPQINIPLPPRPNLNRGFDQQGLNPTTLKAIGQAPSNLTMNNPSNFATPQTHKLDSVVVNSGKQSNSGATKRASPSSSRRSSPGSSRKTTPSPGRQNSKAPKLTLASQTNAALLQNVELPRNVLVSPTPLANPPIPGSFPNNSGLNPQNPTVPMATVGAVLEDNKESLNMPQDSDCQNSQGRKEQVNVELKAVPAQEVKMVVPEDQSKKDGQPLDPNKLSSVEDNKTLVSPAMREAPTSLSQLLDNSGAPNVTIKPPGLTDLEVTPPVVSGEDLKKAPVIPTLQDPSSKEPSNSLNLPHSNEPCSTLVHPELSEVSSNVAPSIPPVMSRPVSSSSISTPLPPNQITVFVTSNPITTSANTSAALPTHLQSALMSTVVTMPNVGSKVMVSEGQSAAQSNARPQFITPVFINSSSIIQVMKGSQPSTIPAAPLTTNSGLMPPSVAVVGPLHIPQNIKFSSAPVPTNAPASSPASNIQTNRPLVLNSRATPVQLPSPPCTSSPVVPPHAPVQQAKELNPDEASPQVSTSGDQSSLPSSQSTTMISPLLTNSPGSSVNRRSPVSSSKGKGKVDKIGQILLTKACKKVTGSLEKGEEQYGADGETEGQGLETTAPGLMGTEQLSTELDSKTPTPPAPTLLKMTSSPVGPGSASAGPSLPGGALPTSMRSIVPTLVSSELISTTPTSKSNHGGIASEPLVGGLVEEKVGSHPELLPSIAPSQNLVPKDTPATTLQGPVARSELEANAAIVSGQSSEPKEIVEKSKTPSRRNSRTEEPTVASESVENGHRKRSSRPASASSSTKDITSAVQSKRRKSK; translated from the exons AATCCAGCAAGCTAAAGGTACAGAAGGTGGAGCCCTGGAACAGCGTGCGTGTGACATTCAACATCCCCCGGGAAGCAGCGGAGCGACTGCGGATCCTGGCACAGAGCAACAACCAGCAACTTCGGGATCTGGGGATTCTCTCCGTTCAGATTGAAG GGGAAGGTGCTATCAACCTGGCTTTGGCTCAAAACCGAAGCCAAGATGTAAGAATGAATGGACCCATGGGAGCTGGAAATTCCGTTAGGATGGAACCAGGATTTCCCTTGGCAGGTGGTCCAG GATTAATGAGAATGACCAGTCCTGCCACTGTTATGATACCCCAGGGTGGAAATGTGTCATCTTCCATGATGGCACCAGGCCCCAATCCAGAGTTGCAGCCCAGGACCCCTCGCCCTGCTTCTCAGTCAG ATGCAATGGATCCACTCCTCTCTGGGCTCCATATGCAACAGCAGAGTCATCCCTCAGGATCTTTAGCTCCTCCTCATCACCCAATGCAACCTGTCCCCGTGAATAGACAAATGAACCCAGCTAATTTTccccagctgcagcagcagcaacagcaacaacaacagcaacagcagcagcagcagcagcagcaacaacaattGCAGGCAAGACCCCCACAGcaacatcagcagcagcagcagccacaggggATTCGACCCCAGTTTACTGCCCCAACTCAGGTGCCTGTTCCTCCAGGCTGGAACCAGCTGCCTTCTGGAGCTCTTCAGCCTCCTCCAGCCCAGGGTTCTCTGGGCACAATGACTGCAAACCAAGGGTGGAAGAAGTCTCCCTTGCCTGGCCCAATGCAACAGCAACTCCAGGCAAGACCATCCTTAGCCACGGTACAGACAccttcccaccctccccctcCATATCCCTTTGGCAGCCAGCAAGCCTCACAAGCCCATGCAAACTTTCCTCAGATGAGCAACCCAGGCCAGTTCACAGCTCCTCAGATGAAGAGCTTACAGGGGGCGCCCTCCAGGGTCCCAACCCCGCTGCAGCAACCCCACCTCACCAACAAGTCTCctgcctcctcaccctcctccttccagcaGGGATCCCCTGCATCCTCCCCAACGGTTAACCAAACTCAGCAGCAGATGGGACCAAGGCCACCTCAAAATAACCCACTTCCCCAGGGATTTCAGCAACCTGTCAGCTCTCCAGGTCGGAATCCTATGGTTCAACAGGGAAATGTGCCACCTAACTTCATGGTGATGCAGCAGCAACCACCAAACCAGGGGCCACAGAGTTTACATCCAGGCCTAGGAG CAGGACAGGCCAATCCGAACTTTATGCAAGGTCAGGTGCCTTCTACCACAGCAGCCACCCCTGGGAATTCAGGAGCCCCTCAGCTGCAAGCAAATCAAAGTGTCCAGCATGCAG gTGGTCAAGGAGCTGGTCCTCCTCAAAACCAGATGCAGGTGTCCCACGGGCCACCAAATATGATGCAGCCCAGCCTCATGGGAATTCATGGCAACATGAACAACCAGCAGGCTGGTAGTTCTGGGGTTCCACAGGTGAACCTGGGCAACATGCAAGGCCAGCCCCAACAGGGCCCACCTTCTCAGCTGATGGGCATGCACCAGCAGATTGTACCCTCCCAGGGTCAAATGGTCCAGCAACAAGGAACTCTGAATCCTCAAAACCCTATGATTCTTTCAAGGGCCCAGCTTATGCCACAGGGCCAGATGATGGTGAACCCTCAGAACCAAAATCTTGGGCCTTCACCCCAAAGGATGACCCCACCCAAGCAGATGCTGTCCCAGCAGGGCCCACAAATGATGGCACCACATAACCAGATGATGGGGCCTCAGGGACAAGTTTTGCTCCAACAGAACCCAATGATAGAACAAATCATGACCAATCAGATGCAGGGGAATAAGCAGCAGTTTAACACTCAGAACCAATCCAGTGTCATGCCGGGACCAGCACAGATAATGAGGGGACCAACTCCGAACATGCAAGGAAACATGGTGCAGTTTACGGGACAGATGTCAGGACAGATGCTGCCCCAGCAAGGGCCTGTGAACAACAGTCCATCTCAGGTTATGGGGATTCAGGGACAGGTCCTGAGGCCACCAGGGCCCAACCCGCACATGGCCCAGCAGCATGGTGATTCTGCAACTACAGCAAATAATGATGTCAGCTTGTCTCAAATGATGCCTGATGTTAGCATGCAACAAACCAACATGGTTCCCCCCCACGTGCAGGCCATGCAGGGAAACAGTGCCTCGGGAAACCACTTCTCAGGCCATGGGATGCCTTTCAATGCACCTTTCAGTGGAGCACCCAATGGAAATCAGATATCCTGTGGTCAGAATCCAGGCTTTCCTGTCAATAAGGATGTAACGCTAACAAGCCCATTGTTGGTCAACTTATTGCAGAGTGACATCTCTGCGGGTCATTTTGGGGTAAACAATAAGCAAAATAATACCAACGCAAATAAACCTAAGAAGAAGAAACCCCCTCGGAAGAAGAAAAATAGTCAGCAAGACCTAAA CACCCCAGATGCTCGTCCAGCTGGTCTGGAGGAGGCTGATCAGCAACCATTGCCTGGAGAACAAGGAATTAACTTGGACAACACAGGCCCTAAACTGCCAGAGTTTTCAAATCGGCCACCAG GTTATCCTACTCAACCAGTTGAACAGAGGCCACTGCAGCAGATGCCTCCTCAACTCATGCAGCATGTGGCACCCCCACCACAGCCACCACAGCAGCAGCCACAGCCACAAAtgcctcagcagcagcagcagcagcctccaCCTCCTAATCAGCCGCAgtctcagcagcagcagcagcagcagcagcagcaacagcagcaacaacaacaacaaatgatgATGATGCTCATGATGCAGCAAGATCCCAAATCCGTTAGACTTCCAGTTTCCCAAAATGTTCATCCCCCAAGGGGACCTCTGAACCCAGACTCTCAGAGAATGTCCATTCAGCAGAGTGGCAATGTACCTGTCATGGTCAGTTTGCAAGGACCTGCCTCTGTGCCACCATCACCTGATAAACAAAGAATGCCAATGCCTGTAAATACTCCTTTGGGAAGTAATTCGAGGAAAATGGTATACCAGGAGAACCCACAGAATCCTTCTAGTTCACCTCTGGGAGAGATGTCCTCACTTCCTGAAGCAAGTGGCAGTGAAGTTCCATCGGTGTCAGGAGGCCCAAATAACATGCCTTCACATTTAGTGGTTTCCCAGAACCAGTTAATGATGACAGGGCCTAAACCTGGACCATCACCCCTTTCAGCAACTCAAGGTGCAACTCCCCAGCAACCCCCTGTAAATTCCCTTCCCAGCTCCCATGGCCACCACTTTCCAAATGTGGCTGCTCCAACCCAGACATCTAGGCCTAAAACACCAAACAGAGCTAGCCCCAGACCCTATTATCCTCAGACACCCAACAACCGCCCTCCCAGCACAGAACCTTCAGAAATCAGTCTGTCACCAGAAAGACTTAATGCCTCCATAGCAGGACTCTTCCCTCCACAGATCAATATTCCATTACCTCCTAGGCCAAATTTAAATAGGGGCTTTGATCAACAGGGCCTAAATCCAACAACTCTGAAGGCCATTGGGCAAGCACCTTCAAATCTTACCATGAATAATCCTTCCAATTTTGCAACCCCACAGACTCACAAATTAGATTCTGTGGTGGTGAATTCTGGAAAGCAGTCTAATTCTGGAGCAACAAAACGAGCTAGTCCAAGCAGCAGTCGCAGGTCTAGTCCTGGGTCcagtaggaaaactaccccaagtCCTGGGAGGCAAAATTCAAAAGCCCCTAAACTTACTCTGGCATCTCAAACAAATGCAGCCCTGTTACAGAATGTGGAGTTACCAAGAAATGTGTTGGTCAGTCCCACTCCTCTGGCCAATCCCCCCATACCTGGGAGCTTTCCTAACAACAGTGGGCTGAATCCTCAGAATCCCACCGTGCCCATGGCTACAGTGGGGGCTGTTCTCGAGGATAACAAGGAGAGCTTGAATATGCCTCAGGACAGTGATTGCCAGAATTCCCAGGGTAGGAAGGAGCAGGTAAATGTTGAGCTAAAAGCAGTCCCTGCCCAAGAAGTTAAAATGGTTGTCCCTGAAGATCAATCCAAAAAGGACGGGCAGCCTTTGGATCCTAACAAACTTTCCAGTGTTGAAGATAACAAAACTTTGGTGTCTCCTGCCATGAGGGAAGCACCAACATCATTAAGTCAACTTCTTGACAACTCTGGAGCTCCTAACGTGACCATTAAACCCCCTGGGCTTACCGATCTGGAAGTAACACCTCCAGTAGTTTCAGGGGAGGACCTCAAAAAAGCACCTGTCATTCCCACACTGCAGGATCCGTCTTCTAAAGAGCCCTCGAATTCCCTAAACTTACCTCACAGTAATGAGCCATGTTCAACCCTTGTGCATCCAGAATTGAGTGAGGTCAGTTCCAATGTTGCACCAAGCATCCCTCCAGTAATGTCAAGACCTGTCAGTTCTTCCTCCATTTCCACTCCCTTGCCCCCAAATCAAATAACTGTTTTTGTCACTTCCAACCCCATAACCACTTCAGCTAACACATCGGCAGCCCTGCCAACTCACTTGCAGTCTGCTTTGATGTCAACGGTTGTCACAATGCCAAACGTGGGTAGCAAGGTTATGGTTTCTGAGGGACAGTCAGCAGCTCAGTCTAATGCCCGGCCTCAGTTCATTACGCCTGTCTTTATCAACTCGTCCTCAATAATTCAGGTTATGAAAGGATCACAGCCAAGCACAATTCCTGCGGCCCCACTGACAACCAACTCTGGCCTGATGCCTCCCTCTGTTGCAGTTGTTGGTCCTTTACACATACCTCAGaacataaaattttcttcagCTCCTGTACCAACTAATGCCCCTGCCAGTAGTCCTGCTTCTAACATACAGACAAATCGACCCTTGGTCCTTAACTCACGAGCCACTCCTGTTCAGCTTCCTTCACCTCCTTGTACATCTTCTCCAGTTGTTCCTCCTCATGCCCCTGTCCAGCAAGCAAAAGAATTGAATCCAGATGAGGCCAGTCCTCAGGTGAGCACCTCAGGAGATCAGAGCTCTCTGCCCTCTTCACAGTCAACCACAATGATTTCTCCCCTTTTGACCAACAGTCCAGGCTCCTCTGTCAACCGACGAAGCCCAGTCTCATCTAGtaaggggaaaggaaaagtggACAAAATTGGCCAGATTTTGCTGACCAAGGCATGTAAGAAAGTTACAGGCTCTCTTGAAAAAGGGGAAGAGCAATATGGTGCAGATGGAGAGACTGAAGGCCAAGGGCTAGAGACCACAGCTCCTGGACTTATGGGAACAGAGCAGTTATCCACAGAACTGGACAGTAAAACCCCAACGCCCCCAGCACCTACTCTGCTAAAAATGACCTCTAGTCCAGTAGGCCCGGGCTCTGCCTCAGCAGGACCCAGCTTACCTGGCGGTGCTCTCCCCACCAGTATGCGCTCAATAGTACCCACTCTGGTATCCTCTGAGCTCATCTCCACGACGCCAACCTCTAAAAGCAATCATGGTGGCATAGCATCGGAGCCACTTGTGGGTGGCCTAGTGGAGGAGAAGGTGGGATCCCATCCAGAGCTTCTACCCAGCATAG